GTTGGTCCATTGTTTGGCTTTTAAAGTGATGTTACcacttctttttccatgttACACTCATgctcctctttgtttttttcacgCTATATCTTTACCTAGCCTGTAACCAGGTTATTTCACTGTGTGGGGCTACTCATTCTAAACAAAGCTCAAGAAAATGCAAGCGGTTGTCTTTGCCCTGATTTATACTGCCATCACAATGTAAACCAGAAAGCTTAACCACATACATACCCTTGAATTGCTTAGCTTTTAAAGTTTAATCATAGGCTCTTTCTTTCTACACAGCTGAGGATTCCATGTAATTGGAATAAAGGATAAGAGAATGGAGTGCAGCTTTCCCAATGGCAGCGGTTAGTAGCCAGTTAATGCCACTGATATCACTGCtgccaaaggagaaaaatggtattttcagtaatgttttgaGCTCAGAATCAAGAGCTCTGGGTTCAGTTTCTGGCTCTGCTGCGGACATCTAACAATTTTACATTCTTTCTGCATGTTTCCCAGCTACAGATgagaataatatatttttttttattttttttttttgtctttctgatttAAAGTGTTACCTTTTTGTGTGGTGTGTCTCCCTATCTAGGTGGGCCCTTCCACATGTGACCATAAGACACAGACAGTAGAGTTTCTGCAGCCTTTGTGGGATCCTGAAGGAAAAAGGCATGCCATGAGTCAGCAGACTTGTCCCTCCTACTTGGCTGGGCTTTCCTGAGTGTATATATTGCATGATTATGCTTTTAAGATACTAAGATAGTTGCGTGTATTTCAACTCTATATTTTCAAATCTCTCTgtcttgttttagaaaaaaatagacaaaatggAGCACATGTTACTGCTATTCATATTATTCTTGCCTACATTGGGTCTTGCTAATGGAACAGAAACTGAACAAGATTTTACTTGGCACTTAAAGAAGATTCCCCAAATAGTGAGTGAAAGAACTTTCTCCCTTGACAACCCTAAATTTGAAGCAAAACCCAACCTAGAGCTGAACAGCGTATGTGGAATTGAATGTCAAAGAAAATTGCCAGTGCCCAGCTTGTCTGACTTGAAGGACCTCTTATCCTATGAGACTGTTTTCGAGAATGGCACGCGGACCCTGACTGAAGTGAATGTCCTTGGACTAACACCTGGTCCATCTGGAAACACAACTACACACAAGTCATtgaggaagaagaggcagaTATATGGAACAGATAGTAGGTTCAGCATCTATGACAAACGGTTTATGACCAACTTTCCCTTCAACACAGCTGTGAAGGTCTCCACTGGCTGTAGTGGCATTCTCATTTCCCCCAAGCACGTGCTAACAGCTGCCCACTGTCTGCATAACGGCAAGGATTACGTTAAAGGCAGCAAAAGACTGAGGGTGGGCCTGATGAAAACAAAGTCCAGAGGTGATGGCAGGAAGCGCAAAGGGGCTAAGAGAAGTAGGAGAGAAGCTTCTGAGGCCCAAGAGGATCCTAAAGTTGACACAGGACTAAGGCGACGATCCAAAGGTGGtgggagaaagcagaggagatctgggaggaagcaggagaCCTCAGATGGCATGCCCTCCTTCCAGTGGACCAGAGTGAAGAGTACCCACATCCCCAAAGGCTGGTTTAAGGGTGTCTCTGGGGATATTGCCCTGGATTATGATTATGCTGTTCTTGAGCTCAAGCGTCCCCACAAAAGGAAATACATGGAGTTGGGAATCAGCCCAACCATCAAAATGATGCCCGGGAGCATGATCCACTTCTCGGGTTTTGACAACGACCGATCTGGGCAGCTGGTCTACAGATTTTGTAGCATTTCTGATGAGTCCAATGATCTCTTTTATCAGTATTGTGATGCTCAGCCCGGCTCAACTGGATCTGGCATCTATCTCCGTCTTAAGGAGCCGAACAAAAAGAAGTGGAAACGCAAGATCATTGCTGTTTATTCAGGCCATCAGTGGGTGGATGTCAATGGGGAACAGCAGGATTATAATGTAGCAGTAAGAATTACTCCTCTTAAATATGCCCAGATTTGCTTCTGGATACATGGGAATGACGAGAATTGCACACAAGGCTGAAGAGAGCTGAAACTAACTTGCCTAGCACCCAAATTATAACAGAGTGAAAATCTTCTGCCAGCAGTTACCGAAAGAACATCACTCTACGTCAGGATGCTTTCGAACTCAAAGCTCACAAGTAATGTTACGGTGACTTGAGTAATGCTGAATGGTTGGGGAATGGGTAGAGttatcaaacaaaatatttttaattgtaatcAACCCTAGATCTGCACTTAAAAGCCCaaactatatttatatttgcaatTGTGATAAATTCAAAACGttcatgtcagaaaaaaatgactacacttgtttgtcattttttcccccaggggAAGGATTGAAGCTTCTCAAACTGGTATCCAacaatatatgtttttttcagtggattttcttttctcagggTTCTGTTCCAATTCTTCAAATGCAAGTTGTGTGTACATCACTTTACTGTCTGTGCAGAATGATCCAGAGTACTGCATGAGACTAAGAAATTATTCTGGCATTTTCTAAAGACCACAGCTCCATGTTGAAAAACAGCAATCTAGTTCATGCTTGTTATTTTGGAAAGTTTCCTAATCTGGTTGCTGGAGGAACACTCCCATGGAAACCCCAATTTTTTGTAGCCAATGACTAGACCTAAAAGACAAGTTTTCACTTCATTGCTCAGTAGaaacaacaaagagaaattaaagaacATAGAAGTTTCCATGTTTGGGAGAAGAAACATCAGAGCATAACTTAATGCCTTTTTATACCTTCTTTGAGAAGCTATACAAGTCTTAAATATATACCTTTGTTTTCTAATTAGTATTTGGAAAGCTGTAGCTTTAgcttcttttcaaatgtttatctTCCCCATTAGGCAAAGTCACTGACTTCAGAAGTGGCTGTTTGACAATCATTTGGAGCTTCACCTCAAAGCCACGGATGAGAGTTTTGTTGGGTGCTAACCATTTTTGCAGGTTCTTAAAATTACTTCATAAGAATTCAGCTACATAGATAGGATACTCTGGGTATTAGACTGGGAGTTggaaagcagtatttctgtatGTCTTTCCATGGTTTTACAAAGTGGGCAGTTTTAATCATGTCATATTCAGACTCCGCCTCAACGCGAGTCACAGGGTTAAACTAAAAAATTCTCCCAACTAAATTATACCAACTTCTGAATGGTGGAAGAACTACCCTGTGCATGATAACCGGTATCTTGCTAGATAGCAGCAGTAGTTATCAAATGATTTGGTTCAATATGTTTGCTGAACCACACAGTTAATGAAAAAAGAGAGCTTGACTTTCACACATGAATcgcctttttaaaaaattgaatacTGTTGATTGCCACACAAGTCTTAATCTTGTATTTTGTATCAAGATTTTGGAGTGCAAAGGATTGTTATGGTGCTATGTTAATCTagtaacaaaataatatttcagatcACATCCATTGTATTTCAGATCACATCCATTGGGTTTCGTTACTTTTATAATTATTCATCAttgcaatatttaattttttgatgATAGGTTTATACTgaccaaaattaattttcttcctatgcagaagaaaaaaaaat
The Cygnus olor isolate bCygOlo1 chromosome 3, bCygOlo1.pri.v2, whole genome shotgun sequence genome window above contains:
- the PRSS35 gene encoding inactive serine protease 35 — translated: MEHMLLLFILFLPTLGLANGTETEQDFTWHLKKIPQIVSERTFSLDNPKFEAKPNLELNSVCGIECQRKLPVPSLSDLKDLLSYETVFENGTRTLTEVNVLGLTPGPSGNTTTHKSLRKKRQIYGTDSRFSIYDKRFMTNFPFNTAVKVSTGCSGILISPKHVLTAAHCLHNGKDYVKGSKRLRVGLMKTKSRGDGRKRKGAKRSRREASEAQEDPKVDTGLRRRSKGGGRKQRRSGRKQETSDGMPSFQWTRVKSTHIPKGWFKGVSGDIALDYDYAVLELKRPHKRKYMELGISPTIKMMPGSMIHFSGFDNDRSGQLVYRFCSISDESNDLFYQYCDAQPGSTGSGIYLRLKEPNKKKWKRKIIAVYSGHQWVDVNGEQQDYNVAVRITPLKYAQICFWIHGNDENCTQG